The genomic interval TCTTCCTCACATCGAAGAAGAACATGTTGGCGTGCTGCCATCGATGGTGGAGGCTGAATTGCCGCATCTGCCGGAGGATTTGCTGGTACAAATACTTTCCCGCTTGGAGATCCCTGCCTTGCTGCGTGCGAGCTCCGTCTGCTCCTCTTGGCACTCTGCATACACCACACTACACAGCCTTGGACAATATAAACGGCACCAGACACCTTGCCTCTTCTACACCTCTGAATCTGCCGGTAAGAATGTAGGGTGTATCTACAGCCTTGCAGAGCAGAGAACCTACAAGATTACTCTCCCGGATCCACCCATCCGTGATAGATACCTGATTGGGTCATCAGATGGTTGGCTGGTAACCATTGATGATAAGTGTGAGATGCACCTCCTGAACCCAGTCACTAGGGAGCAGATGGCCCTCCCGCCAGTGATCACCATGGAGCAGGTTAATCCCACCTACGACGAGTCGGGCGCTATTGTCAAGTATGAGAATCGGAGCCAGTTCTGGCACGACGGAGTGATGTTTTCCTCAAGGTCAATGGGATCCATCATTTCTCCTAGATGGCAGCAGTTGTTCCTCACTGGGAGGGCTTTTGTATTCTCTGAAACATCGACAGGAAAGCTCCTTGTGGTGCTTATACGCAATCCATTCGGTCAGCTCTCATTTGCAAGAGTAGGGGATGATGAATGGGACTACCTGCCAGAGTACGGCCGATATGAAGACTGCACCTACAAGGATGGCCTGCTATATGCAGTCACTACGTTGGGAGAAATTCATGCAATTGACCTCAGTGGCCCTATTGCCATGGTGAAGATTGTTATGGGAAAGGTCATGGATATAGGGGATGGTGACAGAAATACATACATACTTCACGCGCCATGGGGTGATGTGCTGCAAATCTGGAAAACAGAAGAGGACGACTACATTCATCCGTCAGAAGATGATTATGATGCCATTTTGAAGAATACTGCAAGTATCGAAGTATATAAGTCTGACTTGGTGGAAGAAAAGCTTGTGAAGATCAATCGCTTGCAAGACCATGTCCTGTTTGTTGGGCATAACCAGACACTTTGCCTCCGCGCTGAAGAATTTCCGTCTCTCAAGGCAAATCATGCCTACTTCACCGATGACAGCCAGAATTGGATAACAGAATTCAAGAATAATAGACGTGATATTGGAGTATTCAACTTGGAAGATAACAGCAGGGATGAACTTGTGTCTCCTCAGCTTTGGTCCAACTGGCCCAGTCCGGTTTGGATTACACCCAGTCTTGCAAAATTGAATTTGATATTGGATAtgtagctgttttttttttaaatattgttATAGATATTCCTGCTTTTACCATTTTTTGTGTGTATCTTATATGCAAGTCTAATGCCAATTTGAGAACGCGTGAATGGCAGCACGGTGGTAACCCACCTAGTTGTGGGGTTGCTGACCAGGGTTCGGTCTTTGGGTCTCACCAAAAAAAAGGTCCTTGATGAGATAACTGCTTTCAGAGTTATATGCGAAAAGCGTCCTTGGCAGCCAGCGTTTGGGTCTTTCTCGATCTAAGTTCAAAGATTTGTGGGATGTCTCTCCCCAATAGTTGAGTTTAAAGTCAAATGCAAAAGATACTTTTTCTTGGAACTAATGTAAATGGTATATTTCCTAGGTATTATTGAGTGCATTTCTAGTGATAAAAACGTTTCTTGTTTTTGATAAGTTTGAGTAACACCGCTGATGTAATGGACCAAATGCtagtatctattatattattaaaggaatagaaaaaggagcctccacgttcgctctcatggcctagaaattctcgcattaatcagagaaaaagaaaaagcagagtccatatagaaatacaatttagaaatagctgaaattcgaaatttaaaaataaggaatattagatgaggagactagagtccatatagaaatacaatttagaaatagttgaaattcggaattaaaaaataaggaatattagaagtagagtatagactccatatagaaatacaattaggaaataatagaaatttggaattaaaaataaggaatattagaagtagagtatagagtccatatagaaatacaattaagaaaaaatagaaattcggaattaaaaaataaggaatattagaagtagagtatagagtccatataggaatttaaaactaactaaaatttggaataaacataataaaattaaaagtagagtttttaGAGTCCGGATAAAAATACAAttcacaaataaataaaattcgaaattaagaaaaacatgggaagaagagtttaaagtcaatataggaatacaatttagaagtaactgaaattcgaaattaaaaattaaagaatattgaaagatgagtttagagtccacatagaaatacaattagaaataataaaaattcagaataaaaataaataatattggaagaagagcatagagtctatataaaaatacaatttacagaaaattcggaattaaaaaaagaaatattaaaagacgagtctagagtccatataggaatattataatttacaaataactaaaatttgatattaaaaataattaataactaacacgtatatataaaataccatatgaatattacacattagtagttttgtaaagttattgcaaaatttaaaattatgttgtcattttaatatatttgaataatataatgagaaaacatatatgctattatatgagagaaaatataatgatgctagccgcgcaatctgcgcggaccaccatgctagtttataTGAATATGGCTGTACTCATTCTTGAGTCTTCTCTGCTCATGCAATCCATGTAAggcttagggggtgtttgggagagagacTCTCAAACACCCCCTTAATTTCGTTTATAGCTCGTGTGCGTTATGTTTGTAGGACTAGGAGTTTACGTGATGAGGTTGAGAACTAAAAAAGGATTTTTATCATCTCATTGGCAACCGAACAGGCAACAGCTAACAGAATTCAGGTACCCCCACATCGATCTATCAACTGAAAACGATGGGTGCAATAGTGAAGATTTGCTCAATATCAGCCTGTTTTGCTTTATGTCATGGGGCACACGTTGGAGCATGGCCTTCCGATGTATTTTTGTAGAGTTTTATGCCGATTGTAGTGAACTGGTCATACTGAAGCTTATTGTTATCCTTTCTTAGGTGATCTAAGCAAGCTTGTTGTTTTGGTGTTGGGGGCAAATGCAGTTCAATTAGTCTGACTGATTTCCAGTTCTATATTGTTTGTACCATGTGTTTATTCGTATTTGAATTCAGATGAGCTTACTGatgacatatactccctc from Oryza glaberrima chromosome 3, OglaRS2, whole genome shotgun sequence carries:
- the LOC127767724 gene encoding probable F-box protein At4g22165 isoform X2, producing the protein MAQFCYYCCFRRHRERGTQHSSDSDSLRQQVSGRHDRSSFLLGFRFPFNFGFEAVLALLPISVYTIQGQAQLNFFFHLASRSSDLMATCIVASIMSIGRLATALCSAILGALHKLSALPHIEEEHVGVLPSMVEAELPHLPEDLLVQILSRLEIPALLRASSVCSSWHSAYTTLHSLGQYKRHQTPCLFYTSESAGKNVGCIYSLAEQRTYKITLPDPPIRDRYLIGSSDGWLVTIDDKCEMHLLNPVTREQMALPPVITMEQVNPTYDESGAIVKYENRSQFWHDGVMFSSRSMGSIISPRWQQLFLTGRAFVFSETSTGKLLVVLIRNPFGQLSFARVGDDEWDYLPEYGRYEDCTYKDGLLYAVTTLGEIHAIDLSGPIAMVKIVMGKVMDIGDGDRNTYILHAPWGDVLQIWKTEEDDYIHPSEDDYDAILKNTASIEVYKSDLVEEKLVKINRLQDHVLFVGHNQTLCLRAEEFPSLKANHAYFTDDSQNWITEFKNNRRDIGVFNLEDNSRDELVSPQLWSNWPSPVWITPSLAKLNLILDM
- the LOC127767724 gene encoding probable F-box protein At4g22165 isoform X1, coding for MANPTQPSSRTTQPTAPPLRPRRLAPPGEWNGPVLLLLLLPTTQGERNSTLVGFGLSAATGFRHDRSSFLLGFRFPFNFGFEAVLALLPISVYTIQGQAQLNFFFHLASRSSDLMATCIVASIMSIGRLATALCSAILGALHKLSALPHIEEEHVGVLPSMVEAELPHLPEDLLVQILSRLEIPALLRASSVCSSWHSAYTTLHSLGQYKRHQTPCLFYTSESAGKNVGCIYSLAEQRTYKITLPDPPIRDRYLIGSSDGWLVTIDDKCEMHLLNPVTREQMALPPVITMEQVNPTYDESGAIVKYENRSQFWHDGVMFSSRSMGSIISPRWQQLFLTGRAFVFSETSTGKLLVVLIRNPFGQLSFARVGDDEWDYLPEYGRYEDCTYKDGLLYAVTTLGEIHAIDLSGPIAMVKIVMGKVMDIGDGDRNTYILHAPWGDVLQIWKTEEDDYIHPSEDDYDAILKNTASIEVYKSDLVEEKLVKINRLQDHVLFVGHNQTLCLRAEEFPSLKANHAYFTDDSQNWITEFKNNRRDIGVFNLEDNSRDELVSPQLWSNWPSPVWITPSLAKLNLILDM